One Coregonus clupeaformis isolate EN_2021a chromosome 36, ASM2061545v1, whole genome shotgun sequence genomic window, gcgttgcaaaataaatgtacacataaatgttattcaatcattgcacccacactgctcgtgCACATCAACGAGCGTATGCGTAGCcctggttctatttgtgacgcatTACGCGCTttaagtcccgcctctcccatctcctcattggttttaaGAGCCTATACCCaagtgggtgattgaaagacgagttgaggtccacactccagtccagtcgGTGGTAATgaaccttaaagttggttgccaaccgccatgtAAAGTCCAAATAAGTAGAaaaagaagcctgaaggaggagagactactagaaacgaactcggtttacccttttatctggaTTAGTCGGAGTAGAGGGCCttatgcatttcaggtaaaataacaacccaatgtttgtATCCCAGGACAaactagctagcaacagcaagctaaatTGCAATACATGTTTAATGGTTTTCGACcagtccccaaattaatatagttggttctgagttcgttttgatatttcaacctgagtgtcctgatcgtgtctggcgtgggtggacaaaatcaacaagCGCACGCGGTGTGATCAGCATGTTCGGGCCCTGAGTCTCAATCAATAGTCAATATAGGCTAAAGATCCTACAACAActtccagagagggtcaggctcttGGCCTTTACGGTGGCCACTGGTTTATGGTGTCGCTGTAACCAAGTGGTCACACATCGTTCTGGGTTCCACTGCGCAAGAGCAGGTCGCTGGAATTTTATAAACATCAAGGCAGACAGCATTTATTCTCTCAACGTTCTGACGTTGTCAAACCTCTAATTGGTCTCTGCAGTgcacacatgtagcctacagttcATCATTCGCCAGAGAATACAGGGAAGAAACCACGATTTACCTACCTCTAGGCTGCTGTAGcctacatatttatttggttTGTCGTTATCTTTTTTCATGGAATTTCTGTGGTAaaaatttatttagaattgatcATAATTAGTGTATTTTCAAATTGGAAAAAAGTGAAGGAGCACTGCTCCCTCGCACTCCACATATTATTGCTTGTGAAGTTAAGGCAGCTGGTGGTTAATTAATTGTCGCGCCACTTTCCCACCCCTCGCGAAAAAAATCGCAGCACCCCAACCACCAAACTACTTCCCCCGGCGGTGGAGCTTGGAACTTTTCACAGACTGGTTTaaaagacagtacagtacaggtttAGAAACCCTGGTATCTAGGCAAAAATAACACTTGTCAATCCAACTGCTTTTAAATTTGCAGTCTTCCAGACAAATAAAATAAGACTGAGTGAAAACAACTGTTTGCAAGTATTAACAATTTAACTTAAGTTAGGTGAAATATACAAAACATtttataattacatttacattaaaaGCAATAAAAGCAAGCGCACACAGTTTCTACTCCAATAAAAGCTGCTCTGCATCCTCAACAGCCTTCTCCATTTCTTCAACTTCCAAGGAGAAATTCTCCCTCTCCTGCACGAGATGCTCCCGAGCCTCCGTGAGATCCTTCATGGTCTTTTGAACTTCCTGGAAATTAACAAACAATTCCCATTTCAAACGAGCTCTAGATAGAACAGACTTACCAGGGGTTGACATTAAGCTCTCAAAGGCACTTGCCCATCGGGTATACACACAGGATTACTTCTGCTTTTATGTCAATCAAACATAATGAACTTACTGTTAGTTGTGCACTTTGTTCTGTTGCCATGTCACCAAATGTCCGCAGTTCACTTAACAGATCTCGGGATACATTCTGCATCATTGGAGATAAAAAAATGACGTATACATCAACAAAAAAATACCTACATACAATTACAAAGCCAGATTCCTGCAAACAAGGACCTCAGTAACATTTGAGTCTAAGGGCATTTTCACACACAGTTTTGAGCTATCGTTCGAATCAGAGTTTgattatttgttacattgtatgttttattattttttggTCCGGTTGGTTTCACAATGCCAAATGTCAAACAAACTAAAATCCCTAAACAAAACCACGTGTCCATGCAAGTAATTTGTTTATTGGACAAAAATGCTCATGTTAAATCCATCTATGATTATCATGAAGCTCACTTGTGTGTCCCAATCTTCATATTACTTTCATTTTGGTCTTCAAACAGCATGCTGGAGGAAACATCGCAATAGCCGCTCTAACTACAATGTGAATAGgctatattcagtagcctatatcCCCGGCACAGCCCCCCCGTCTCCCTTAATCTGCATTGGATGCACTCAAAGGCGCTGCTACTAACAAAACATTTCAGAGATATCAAGTTATGACGCTGCGTGCATTTCATCATGCTCGCAGTCAAACAACCAATAATACTGCACGACTGGTTCTTTTCCTATGTTTGGTCCGAACTGTGTTCTCACCTGCAGCGAACAGCCCCACAGTACGAATTGAATCGGACCACCCTTTTTGAGTGAACCACGGTGCGTTGTTTAGTGCGCTCCAGAGTGCGGATAGTGTTCACACCAGTCCAAACTAACCGAACTAAGGGGGGTAAACGCAGCAGAAAAACTGCACCAAACTAATTTGGTGTTAAAGCCCCCTAAGTAATAAGACTGTTAAACAATATTGAAAAAACAAGTGAAAGTCCTTACCACCACCTCTCGCTGTTGATCCTCATTTTGCAGTGCAGTTTCTCCAATTCCCTCTCCCAAAACAGAGACCAAAAATGGTTAAAGTAACAATCTTTATAAAGCTAACCAAACTATCCAAATAAACAATTGTAAGTtgttcatagctttcacctgagaACAAATTCCTGTAGTCTTAACACCTTGACTAAACCGGCCCATGCATGCGCTGTCGtttgcatgttgattttgtctatccCCACCAGACGCGTTCATGACACACACATTACAATACCAGCTATGAACCagctatattaatttggggacaggtcaaaacacacatgaaacattcatggacatttagctaacTTGCTGTTGCTAGataatttgtcctgggagataaacactggattgttattttacctgaaatgcatatgGTCCTTTTTTTTGTAGAATTTGAACCCATACAAAATTGTGTGTTTTCTACTCCCGACAATTAATCCAAAGATAAAAAGGGAAACTTAATTTGTTTTCTTTGATTAATATCGCCTTGTTAATATTTCAAATCACCCAGGTGGGTTAGTATGCTCGTGAAAACCAATGAGTAGATGTAGAGGCGGGACTTGCATGTCGTCAACCgtctcaaatagaaccaagttcaaTTTTAACACCTGGCTACGAACGTAACGTGGCCGGTCTAGTCAGGATGTAATGATTACCTGGATCAATATTTCCAGCGACTAGTAGCGCATGGcagtccttcagatgtttctGGATGTCTGCATTGGTTCCCTGGAGGTCACTGTATTGTTGCTCCAGCTGGGCAACTTTTTGCTgcaaaatgaaatgaaatgaaatgactGCACTAGTTCTCTCTTCTGTTCAGGGCTAACATTGAACTCTTCTCAAGACGTTCCATTCAACAGCCCATAGAGAGAACCTAGTGCAGTGTTATGCTCACATATGTTTGGAAAGGAGTGAATCATCCCTTTAACGAACTTACCTGTGTTTCTGTAATTTTTTTCTGCAGTTCCTCATTGGCTTCCCCTAAAAGTTTATTCTGGCCCTTCAGTTCTGACTGCTGCTGTCCATGTCTGGTGGAAGCTCTATCAAAAGACAGAATGCTATGATCATTTTTTATTAGCAAATGTATTTCTCCCAACTTTTTAAAATGGGAAAGAGAAATCTTACCCTTTATGCATTTTGGCTACAAAATGATTTCTGGAAAAAAGAGGAGAAAGGTAGTTGGTCTTAAAATGCCCATACACTTAGATAGCCTTAGTTATCTCTCCTTTGTTAAATGAAAGTTACCTTGGTACGTTCTTATTGTGAGGCTTAGAAATAGCTGGAACGAAATTGAAGTCTGACGGTATGGATGTCTCTTTGAATTCGTATTTATTGGCCGCTCTCTTCATTTCTGCAGCACTGCCATCAGGTCACACACCTGCTAAATTGCATATAAATAGAAGAAAGGTCAAATGAAGGCGATCCAGATTCTTGCTAGTTACAATTCTGCCGAATGACAAGATAAACACCGAAAACACTGCTATTTGAAAGGGGGCTTGAGGTGGAACTGAGGTGTAGGAAACGAATAACTTCAACTTACTCTGTCCGCATTTAGTAATTTTCGATGCCATCATAACGATACTGTGTTACAataatttatttgtattttttataaatatactgaacaaaaatataaaacgcaacatgcaacaatttacaCAATTTTACagggttacagttcatataaggaaatcagtcaattgaaataaattcattaggccctaatctatggatttcacatgactgggaatacagatatgcatctgttggtcacagataccttaaaaaccagtcagtatctggtgtgaccaccatttgcctcatgcagagcgacacatctccttcccatagagttgatcaggctgttgattgtggcctgtggaatgttgtcccactcctcttcaatggctgtgctaagttgctggatattggaactggaacatgctgttgtacacatagatccagagcatcccaaacatgctcaatgggtgacatgtctggtgagtatgcaggccatgtacagatccttgagacatggggctgtgcattatcatgctgaaacatgaggtgatggcgacagatgaatggcacaacaatgggcctcagcatCACGTCACGGTATCGCTGTACATTCAAATTGCtgtcaataaaatgcaattgtttgttttccgtagcttatgcctgcccataccataaccccaccgcctccatgggaaaccgctcacccacacgacgccaaacacgtggtctgtggttgtgagatggcttatggtagagagatgaacattcaattatctcacaacagttctggtggacattcctgcagtcagcttaccaattgcacgctctctcaaaacttgagacaaaagtggccttttattgtccccaacagaaggtgcacctgtgtaataatcatgctgtttaatcagctttctTGATATGcgatacctgtcaggtggatgggggATTATCGAAAGCAAAAAGGAGAAACACTCTgtgacagggatgtaaacaaatttgtgcacaaaaggtgagagaaataagcttttgtgggtgtggaacatttctgcgatattttatttcagctcatgaaacatgggaccaacacttaacatgttgcgtttatatttgttaAGTATATATTGATAGTCCTAACGTTAGGTATATGTTATCTAGCTGCTACACAACTAAATAAGCTCGCTAACGTTAGTGACTCATTTCTTTGAGTATCTTGGCTACAGCTCCGGAattgttagctagcaagctagctttcTTCACGATGGAGTGGAGTTTGCCCGCtaaattagctaacgttagctaactatcatcatcagcagcagcagggaGTAGTTCGGTAGCTAACTCTCATTTACACCGCCACAcccacagaataaaacaatactTAATAGGTAATTATTCTGACAgccaattagctagctaacttggcaATAAAACAACGCATCCTTACCGTATATTTTACTCAATGATAAAACCATTGAAAAGCGCTCGAAGATTTGAAAATTGTAGGAACGTCATTTCCGTACCACTTGCTTTCAACACAGGAAattacttcttcttcttcttcagtggggtttatcggcgattggcatccaacgttatggtgcgttaccgccacctaccgtattggagtgtgggccagagacagggataaactaaaatcctacctgccaaccccgtttctcttaaaaaagTTAACaacatatttgagactatatctaatgacgctcTACTCTATATACTCTTTAAATTAATTTCCTGTATCtgcttctccctcatactaaatctcatcctctctctttccctctgatcctgcccacactgtagcaatacatgctccacagtctctatttcctgacaataatcacactttcctcatggatgctttcctatcacgttTAATTTCTTATTCAAcgggctgtgtcccacccttaatcttgtaaaaatagcctcctctcttctgtcccttcctgccatcctcccctccccgactttcctctgtacttgaaataaatgccttctcTTATTATTTATATTctactgctcctgccatctctgcaccatcactgtatatatcagtctttttgcctctgccttgctcattgacacttcaacatcaacatcaacatccccactactaagtgcttgtttagcctgttcatctaccgcctcgttcccctccaTCCACAGGAAATTACGTCAGCACACTAGTTATTTGTTTACCTTACCACAATATTCAGAAAGAGAGCGCATTTTAACATAAAATAATCTTGCTTCTCAGATTAAAATGATCCCcctttaaaatcaaatcaaattgtattcgacTCATATAgattacagcaggtataaaaggtgcagcaAAATGAGTATGTGCTAGCCATGCAGTACATTAATCAAAATCAATATTAACAATAAAAGAGTCAAGTCAAAAATAACAAGTAATAGAAAAGGTAGTATGCATGGACTGTATTTACACTGTATTTACAAATATAGAGTGGGTAGTGGCTTGGTCAGGCAGTAGAGTAAATAGTATATAATATAACAGCACCGTtgactgtgtgtgagagagagttctgagtgagtgtgtgtgtgtgtgagtttagggttttttgtgtgtttgtgtgtaaattTGTGTGTAAGGGTTGGATGTGTGGGTAGTTAGTGCAAATAAtctctaaggtgcaggtctgTGCAGGGAGACAGCTAGAGTTAGCTGTTCAGCAttctggtggtagaagctgtctcggagcctgttggatCGAGACCTGATGCTCTGATACAGCTTGCCAAAAGGTAACAGAGtgaacagtctgtggcttgggtgactggagtccttGACGATATTTTGTGCCTTCCTCAGACATCGCCtggtgtagatgtcctggagggcagggagctcacccccagtgatgtattgggccgccCGCACCAACCTCTAGAGCCTTCCGGTTGAGGccggagcagttgccataccaagtggtgaggcagccagtcaagatgctcttgatagtgcagctgtataactttttgaggatctgagggcacctgccaaatcttttcagcctcctgagggggaagaggcattgtcgtgccctcttcatgactgtgtttttgtgtttggaccatgatagattctTAGTGaggtggacaccgaggaacttgaagctctcgacccgctccactacagccctctCAATGTGAATGTGGGCGTGCTTGGCCCTCCGTTCCCTGTAGTCTACGATCAGCTTCTTTGTCTTAttgacgttgaggaagaggttgttgtcctggcaccacactgccaggtctctgacctcctctctatagacAGTCTCATCGTcgtcgtaccaggcggtgatgcagccggtcaagatgctctcgattgtgcagctgtagaacttcttgaggatccgagggcccgTGCCAAATTTCTTCAGTCGTGTTGAGGGTTAGCATGGCAGAGGTGtagttgcctaccctcaccaccttggGTCTGCCTGTCAGTTGTTCAGATTTGATCCCTTCCAACTTGCGTTTTTGGATCAAACAAATGAACAGAATACCCAACTTCAAAATTATCaacatttttgttgttgccttTGTGTTTCGTTTACACATAAACTGGGAACAGAATCAATGGAATAATGGAATAAAAAAACTGGTCCTGGCCCTGACGATATAAGTTGTTTAGGAGTAAGTAGGGCGAAAATCCAGTCCAGCGTGTTTACACGTTTATACTTATTTACAGCTTTTTCTGTAAAAGGAGGAAGATTTATTGACGTCCAGGGAGTGGCAGTATAACGTTTATATCCACACAACCCAGACAGTTTAAAGAAGGTTATCCAACTGCGCATGCTCAAGAGAGGGCGGTTAAATTCAAAACCAACAACTGCTTTGACGCTTAATAGCTGGCATCTTAAAATTGGACGTGAACAACTATAGTAGCTACACGGTACAGTAGGTTTGTGGTAAATTAACAATGTAATATGTTTGCTACGTTTTAACATGAATGTGTTCAACTTAACAAGCTGGCTAAGTTAATTATCTAACATTACCGATTGACTTGCGACACATCTAACGTTAACTAttcttgctaacgttagctagctaagtattttaattgtcattcattcagtgtaTTAGGAAACGTGGCTAGTTAAATCGATTTTTGTATTTATCCTTCACACATCGAGTGCTCTTATCAATGTGAACGACGATTACTAACTAGCCAGTTAACGTGTTTCTGTCAATGTATTTGTTTCATAACTGACGACGAAGATGGAGCCGCCTGATGCTGCTTCAAGGATGGAGTGAGTGACATGTTTGTTGATGGCCTCATTGTAGTTCACTAACTTTCCAATTTTATTAATCCATGAAATTAACCCTGGAAATGCTTTGAAATTATCgctggccatgaccccactctccgagggtgtcttagggggagtgggatatgcaaaaaataaaataatatcccAATTCACACgtgtataatacacacttgtacatgtgtgaaataggacaaatgtaagcacccacctaattattaTTGTTACGTTTCTCCATGTGTATTTCAAGTATAGCGTTAATATTACTAGGTACGTTAACTgcttgggtttgttttctaaattGCAGCAGTGATCATGTTGGATCCTCCAAACGGCGTATTTCTTCGGTTAGTACAGCAGTTACTCATAAAACTATTTAGTTAGCGGGTGTTTTGTCTACCATTTCAACAGAACGTCTCCTGAATTAATATTTTATCTACATCTAATCAGATCCTGAAAGTTCCACGGACATCTATCAAATTCACTGGCCCAGAGCTAGAGGAGAGTCGGGTAAAGACTAAATAGATAGCAGTTGGGGAACTTCTGAATGTCTCTGACATGTCACTTGACTGAAAATGTATTGTTGTCTTCACAAGGTGGAGGTTGTCAAGCCAGTAGAGAAGAGGATCTCCAGAAGAGTCAGTTTCGCCACTTCCAATGATGTTCTACTGTTTTCAAAGTAAAACATTTTTGCTGTGCCACATTTTGAATTTAAACTACAATACCACGAAAATAACAAACTCTTATAAACAATGTTATTACCTTTGATTATCAGAGATGTGAAGAATGTCTCCCCTGTCCGGAGTCCTCTACAAAACCTCACAACTAGTAAGTAAGCCTACTGTATGCTTGAGACATTTTGCATGTATTTTCTTCTCAATGTAGAGCATATGATGCTTCACATTACTGCTTATTTAAGTGAGGCGACTGTCACAAATGTCTTTGTGTTTCACATTGGCTGAACTGTTTTACGTGACTTGTTTTGCTATTGCTAAAGAGTGAAAATGTGACAATAGAAACTGTTACAGTGAGTGCGGTTGGGTTTTTTACTTTCATTTTATCCAACCTTTCAATAATGTCCATGTTTTTTAATGTAATGTATTTACAACTGACATGCAATTTGATTTAACAGCGGCAGAAAACATGATCATTCATACGGGTTCCATTGATGGGGCTCAACCAATCACAGGTAGGCCTAAAATCTAGTTATCAAGTAGATTTTCTGTGTGCGTTCTCAGGTAGGTGCTGTATAATGCACCCAGTGACCACCAAGATGCCTTTAACTGTTATGCACCTTCATTTGTAAATGTAGGCATGGAAACCTTGTTGAATGCTCCCCTCCATGTTTCACAACAAAGAAATAAGGTAAGCTATGACTGAGAAATGTGATTATTCTTTAAATTAGTCTTTCAATTGGTGTAACTACATTCATCCAATGTTTATATAGGTACTTAGACATTCATAACAATACAATTATAATATGAATAGTATTTTAACTATTGCCAAAAACCTAGGTACATTGACCATTTTTTCATTGACCTTACCAGTGCACTTCTTACTGTGTTAATCAATGCTGCTGTGGACTTTGTCATTCATGAGACGCTAAAGTAATTGTTTCTCCTAATAGGAAAATGTCATGTTCAACCAGGATGATTATGGGGAGAAAACAATGATGTTCACAGGAGAGGACACAGCATTTATGGATATGACTCACAGTCACACAATACTCATCGCCAATGATTCAGAATCATCAGTTGTTCTGCCACATGAAAGCAATGTGACTACACCTACCTGTGGAAACATGGATTTTACTTTTTCAGTGAAGAAAAGTAAAACTGGGTGTTTTCAGGACTCAACAGAGAATTCTGCCCTCTTTAAAAACCCTTCCACCTCAGACAGAGGTATAGATCCAGAGTTTGAAAATTTCCTTGCCAGTATAACAAAGTCAAGTGGCTCCATGGGTAATCCAATAACTCCCAAATCCTCAACTACTGTGGCATTCCACAGAGCTGCATCCCCTCCAGAAAAAACGGACAACAGACGTTTCCTTGCTGCGCTCAATGCGCGCAGGTCAGGAGTTGATAAAGAGAATCAGGTTCCAGCTTTGTCGACAACACGGAGAGACTGTACAGTGGGCTCAATTATCCCTCAAAGGCAAGGGCCTCAGTTCATGAATATGTCTACGATGCAAACTGAACAAGATCATATGGATCTGACAAAAAGCCATACAACTTTGATAGATGGCAAAGGAGTTTTTCAGTGTGTGCAAACTGTAAGCTCTGAAGAGCAACGGCTTAGAGGAAGCACTTTCAGCCAGGTATCTGTCTCTACTGATCCAGATGAAATGGAGTTGACCAGGAGCCAAACTGTTGCCATTGACTCCAAAGCCATTGGGATGATTGGCCCAAATCCCTCTCTGAAAAAAGAAAGGAGAAGTGTGGCCTTCACATCAGATCCCAATATAACCCAGATCTTCTCAGGTGATGACCATGGTATGGAGATAACTGCAGCTCTCAATGTTCCTCTCCGGGAGAATGTGTGTGCTCCGACCAAGAAAGGTGAATCATCACCCTGGATGTTTCCCCCGGAAAACAGAATCTCCTCCTTTCAGTCAAATCAACAGACCTTTCATAGCACCTCCTACCCATACTCTGATGACATGGAGATGACAAGATGTCAAACCGTTGCCATTGATTCCAAAAGTGTAGGCCTAATGGAAATTCCCTTACTAGGGAATACAAGGAAAAGTTTGTCCTGCATGCCATCTTCTCAGAGAGGTGTGTTTTTGTCAGACTGTAATGGTATGGATCTGACAGAGGCCCTCACTGGAAATATTGTGTCAAACAGCCATACAGCAATTAATGAGCCACTACAGCGCTTGTTCCCCACACCAGAGATGTCCCTTCACTCTGATCGGAGTACCAACATGGAGATGACTTCAGGACAGAGACGTAATAAAGAATGGGAACCTGCATCCTCTGATCCTAATGACATGGAAATCACAAAAAGCCTAACTGCTGTAATTGATTCCAAATATTGTGTGATGGAGAAGCCTTCTCTTTGCAAATCCAAGACCAAGTTTGACCTTGGTCTATCCTATGTGCCACCATCTATGGAATGTGGCAATTTCTCAGACGATGCTAACAGTGTGGAGAGGGCGCTGGATCAGGTAAAAGGCAGCGCGATCAGTGTTTCCGTAGCCATATCGGATCCTGATGACATGGAAATAACTAGAAGTCAAACTGTTGCCATCGACACCAAAAGCCTCAATGTTGTCAATCACATGCAAAACACTACAAGGAAAAGTATATCCTTCGTGTCAGCTTCCAACAGACCAAGTCGTATATCAGAGGATGACTGTGGTATGGACATGACCAAATCTCTCACTGTGTCTATAGATCATAGAAATGATCTGAATGTGACAGATGAGACCACTGGCAGATTGCTCCCCATAACAAAACACCAAAAGGAAACATTTGAGAAGAGCCTGATTAGAGCAGAAATTAGTACAGATGACATGGAAATCACAAGGAGCCAAACTGGGGTCATTGACACCAGAGGTTTTGGTGTCGCAACTCCTTCACTCCAAGGTGGAAGAGGAAGATTTGTCAGCTTTTTGGATTCAAATAAAACACTTATTGGGGAAGACGACAATTGTATGGAGATGACTCAAGCTCTCACTGCACAGATATTAGCAAATGTGTCACATTCTGCCCATGGGGATGAGACCTTGGCTAGGACGTCCACAATCTCAAAGACACATTTCACTGGAGAAAAGGGCAATCATTTTGTGGGAGTGGGTCACAAAACCGATCAACATCGGTCATCGGATTCAGATGATATGGATATGACGAGAAGTCAGACCGCTGTAATTGAGTCTGAAAACATTAAGATGGGGAATCGTGACCCTTTCAGAGCAAGGCAATGTTTATCCAGTGTGAGTAAGACCCTGCAGATGGTTCCTCACTCAGAGCAGAGTGCACATGGTGAGATTATGTTTCAGTTAGGTGTTGAAAGCCTATGCAGTAGAAAGGCACCTAGATCTTCTGACTCTGATGAAATGGAACTGACAAGGAGCCAGACTGTTGCAATTGAATCCAAAGTTATTAACATGACGTTTTCCCCCGAAACAAAAGCTCCATTAGGGAATGTGACAAAGGTGTCAATTAATCAGGCAAGTGATATGGAAGTGAAAAGAGTAGTAGAAGCGACACGTTGTAGAAATAATCCTGTAGCTGTACCCTCTAACCTGGAGGAGAAGAAAATGGCCAGAGACGAAACTGAAATGTTTTCTGAGGATCATGAAATGGAGATGACCAAGGCTGTCACAACGCAAATTGAACAACATGCACCTACCAATGTGAAAGATGTGAAGGGCACTTCATCCACCACAAATGCAATTTCCTTGTGTCTACCTGAGGGTCATCCTAGAGAAATCCCCACTAACCTTACAGAACACTTTGACCTAAAGGGATTGGCAGACAGAAAGGATCCTGATCTGAAAGATGAAGACTGCTCCTTTATTCCTAACAAACCAGAAAGCTCTCCCATTGCCTCTTCAGTCTCAAAAGAAGATGATAACGTACTTTCCAAGAATGCTAAGACCAGGCGAATGAGTTTGGCAGATCTGCAGTTGAAACTTAATCATATGAGCCGCATGATAAATGAATCCACTGAAGTGATGGGTAGCTGCACTGCACCTTTATCTCACCTGGCGAGGACCTCCGACAAACACGGTGTAGAGACAGAATCCTTAACAGCTGTAGACTACGGGTCTAAAACCATGGGATTAATGACTGAGAAACCAGCAAGCGTTGAATTGGAGGACCATATTCACAATGACAAACCTAAAATGACTGCTCCTTTGAAATTGAGGAGTAAATGCCTTGCATCACGACTGTCATTTGGTGGTTTCCTGCCCAAACTCCCACAAATGGCTAAACCCTCTGAATCAAACCAGACTGAGTCCAATAGCGTGACAGATTTTGCGAAACTTCTGAAGAAGAATAGCTTGGGTGGCACTCATGAACTGAGGAGCAACATCTTGATGGACAACATTGATGATGAAGTGCTTCCAGACATTAGCAGTGAAGAGGACTTATCAGAAACTGTGGACACAAAGTCTCCTCAGAGGGTCGACGTCAAGGAAAATATTTTCCAAGGCAAGGTGATTGAGGATGTTGTGGAGCATGAGGTCTTTAAAGAGCCAGTCCTAACTGTTACCCAATGTCATAAGAGATCCCTGCCAGAAGAGGGCCATGAAGACTCCATGGACGAGGTAAAGAGGAGTAAGCCATCAACAGAAAACATCAGAGAAATGGTAAATGCTCAGTTCTTTTCATTTAATCAGTTAACATTGATTTTGTTAAATGTAATCAATACGATTTAATAGATTTGTCTGTTTTCACA contains:
- the LOC121552767 gene encoding uncharacterized protein LOC121552767 isoform X1 — encoded protein: MKRAANKYEFKETSIPSDFNFVPAISKPHNKNVPRNHFVAKMHKGASTRHGQQQSELKGQNKLLGEANEELQKKITETQQKVAQLEQQYSDLQGTNADIQKHLKDCHALLVAGNIDPGEGIGETALQNEDQQREVVNVSRDLLSELRTFGDMATEQSAQLTEVQKTMKDLTEAREHLVQERENFSLEVEEMEKAVEDAEQLLLE
- the LOC121552767 gene encoding uncharacterized protein LOC121552767 isoform X2 yields the protein MKRAANKYEFKETSIPSDFNFVPAISKPHNKNVPRNHFVAKMHKGASTRHGQQQSELKGQNKLLGEANEELQKKITETQQKVAQLEQQYSDLQGTNADIQKHLKDCHALLVAGNIDPEGIGETALQNEDQQREVVNVSRDLLSELRTFGDMATEQSAQLTEVQKTMKDLTEAREHLVQERENFSLEVEEMEKAVEDAEQLLLE